The Hippopotamus amphibius kiboko isolate mHipAmp2 chromosome 3, mHipAmp2.hap2, whole genome shotgun sequence genomic interval aggagcaGGACACCGGGGCCTGGCTCAGCGTGTCCCTGACCCACCATGACCCTGTCACCTTGGGGTGGACAAGGTGAGTGTTAAGGCCCCAGTCCACTCTAAGAGTCTCTGGGGAAGGCTGGGGAGAGCAGCCCTCTCTTCCCCAGGGATGGTGGTTGGGGGCTATATCCAAGTCAAACCTTCCGGAAGACAATGAAAACTGAAGGTTTTTCTGGTTTCTGGGGttcctctggctccatctctgtctccttctcaGAGTCAAGATCCAGAGTCAGGCCTGTCTTCTGGGGGCTGTTGGGAATGCTGTTCTTCTCATCTGGGGCAAAAGGGGAGGGCAGGGTCATGCTTGTGACCCATGCCTGTGACaacaggctggagggagggagagtccaagcaatgaaaacaaatgacCCTCTACCAGCCCAGGGTGCAGGCAAAGAGAATTAACAATGGAAGTATGCTGAGCTACAATATATTAAGCCCATACATGTGCCAGGCAGAGTTAAGCACCTTAGACAATTTTACTGCCATTGCTTGACAAAtaaaacggaggctcagaggagtTATGTGACGTaactaaggtcacacagcttggatGTTATGAagctaggattcaaactcagatgcACTTGGATCTAGAACTTGCATGCCTGAAGCTCTACTGCCTCCCCATtctatagaggaggaaactgaggcccagagggcaACAGGGATGACTTCAATCCCATTGACTTCCCTTTAAGATTGTCTGCCTCTGCTCACATGAGGCTACTAGGGATGAGGGCTCTAGTTGGGGACAGAGGGGAGATGCTTCCCTGTGGAGGTAGCTCTAGCCTCCTCTGGGTCCTCCACGTCCCCAGCAGGGTCCCATGCTCACCAGACTGGAGGAGCTCAGCTTTGGTCTCCAGCTCCTGACCTGGTGCCTTCGATGGTTTCTTAGCCAGGTAGTAGCGGGCAAACTTCTGCAGAAGGAAAGTGTTGTCCCTGCCTGGCTTGGCTGAGGTGCCTggatccctccccaccctgttgACTCAGAGGTTGGGGTCCCCCAGTGGCTGACTTCTTTGGGGATCAGGACTGGGCCCAGGTCCCCTCTGCTTCCTTTGGCCTCTCTCAGGGCCTCAGACTCAGGGCTGTATCTGTGATGCTCTGAAGTGGGCCTTGAGCCCAATACCAAGCTCACCAGTTGGGGCAGGCTCAGGTAACACACGATGGACATGAGGATGCCCACACAGGGCGTGATGAAGTACCCCAGGGCAGAGGTCTGGGCATCCACACCACCTGTGCAGAAACTTCAGCTGCGGGAGGGAGGTGGCTGGTCCACCAGCTCCCACAGGGCTAACAATCTTGTCCTACCTCACATTACTCATGTCTCACATTCACCTCCCGGCCTCTTCCATTCCTCCCACTGACAAACTCAGGACCCTTGTGCGGGGGGACCCAGCCCAGCCTTTACTACTCCCACTCTTCCCCATGTGTCAtttttgttgagcacctactatgcgcgCGTTACTACTGCACGAGCCTTACTGTCTGAGGATGGAGCTATAATACTCAGGTGGGGAAACTGACATAGGTAAGTGCCTTGTCCAATGCCCCTGGTCTGGGAGCAGTGGGaccgggatttgaacccaagcctaTCTGAATCCCAAACCTGTCCCCGCCTCCCTCAACCTCAACCTACTGCCACATGCCAGTGCTGGCCTCAGGAATCCTGCCCCGGCCCCAAGTTAACCCAATCCTCACCCAGTAATTCTCTCGTTGTAGAACTCAAGAACCCCAAACCCAATCCCCAGCTCCCCATCACCCCATCACCTCTGTCTCTAGATGGAGCCCAAGGCATCTCACTCTTGGCAcactccctctgctccccagaaTCCCAGAGGACACCCCTGCCCTGCAgccaccacccctgccctccagccacCCAAGTCTACTCACTGGCCATGGACATGAGCATGGCAAGGGCAGCAAAGATCCCAGCCAAGCCCTGGCCGCTGAGGAAGAGGGTGCTGTATGTGGAAGGCATGGTGCCCAGTTGCCCGAAGAGGCTGCCCTGCAGAACTGCACAGAAAGCTGTGGAGGGACAGGATTGGGGGCCGCTGCTCAACTAGGCAGGCCTTgggggctccctggaggaggtgtcTGCAGGGTGCATAGCGGACTCCAGACTAGGTTGGGTAGGCGTGAGACCCTGGGCACTCCAGTGTAACACCCCACATTCATCCCTCTTCCGAGGTACAGCCCTATGTGGGAGGGGCTAGGGGCCAGGAGATCTGCTCTTAGGTCACTGTGGGGCCTGGGACGAGTGACTTTTCTTCTCCCCTCGGTCTCAGTTTCTCATCAGGGATATGGGCGATGCTACTGCTGTCTTCCATTCTTGGATAGTTTGGGCCCTTTCAGTTACAAAGAAGAGGCTGGGCTGAAGCCCTGGGGGGCTGGATGGGGAGGTAGAGAGGGGCAGCGGTGCTCACAGTTGATGAACCAGACAGAGGCCATGGTGATGGAGAAGAAGGGCCTGGGGCTCATGTCCACCTTGACCAACACCGCCGTCAGGGTAAAGAGCAGCAGGATGGCCAGCAGGCTGCCCAGAATCCGCACAGTTTCAGGGATGCTGCTCGTAAGGGAAGAGGGCAGAGTGAGCATCGCTGGGCCCAGGCCAGGCGAGGGGAGTGGGGCAAGAGTTTCATCGCAGGGCTGGACAGTGGGGATTGGGGAGAgatgcagggggaggggagggaggaaggatgagaGGTCTTCCCTGGGCCCAGATGGAACTGCCTCAGCAAAGGCGGGGAAGGGACCATAGAGGGATGGCCTGGGACTGAGCCCAAGGGGCGGGGCTTCTTACCACTGGTACAGGAAGGAGTTGAGGAGTGTGAAGAGCAGCAGGGGCAGCTGGGACAGCAGCGTCACCCAGTTGTTGAAGTTGAAGGTATCTGCAGGGCTTGTGTGGTTGGTGCCCAGGGTCTCGGTGGTGCTGTTGGCCCCTGCCAGCCGCCCTTGGAAGTACTGCCAGGATGCCAGGGGAGTGAGGTACAGGGTCACCCTACAGCCTAACCTCAGGAACCCCCTAGCAttccccctctgcctcctcccatgCCTGGGACTGACTGCGGGACTGACTCTCTGTCCTTGCactgtccccagcacctggcacacagtcgGAGCTCGATGAACGTGCACTGAATTGAATGGCTGAAGTCTGGGACTGAGCCCAGGCCCTAAGAACCCCCAGTGTGGGCCTTGCTCCATCTGTGGatcacccctcccctcctgtgcCCTGgtgccagcccccacccccactcctgcaGCAGCTTCTAGGCTCCCCAAGCTGTAAGCCAGGGAGCTCCTGCTGTAAGCCAGGCTCTGGCCCAGGTACTGACCAACTGCTTTCTCTCTGGAACTCACATCCTGCCGCAACTCTGCTtaactctccctcccctccctgcccgcgGCTCCCTGTGCCTGCAGGGCAAAACCCCAAAGTTTGGGAACAGCATTTGGGGCCCTTCAGAACCAGACCCTGGTCTCCCTTTTGTGCCCCATGTTCTGTTCCGTCCTGCTAAGCTCCAGGCATCCCAAGCTCTGGCCCTTTCTCTGAATAGGCTGGCACTCTCCTGCCTCTCGGTGCCTTTGCAAGGCTGCTGTCTCCACCTGGAGCGCCCTCCCCCAtcttatccctcccctcccccaacacaaaTGCTTTACCAACCCTCCTCCCAAGTTACAAATCACCTCTTCTGTTGAGCAGAAGGAATTTCTCCCTCCCCTGGGGACCCACAGGACTCCGTTCCAAGTCTGGGAGGGCACATGTCacatattattaatatttcttaGGCACCCATCTTGCTCTTAAGACCATGGGCTGATTCATCTTTGGGtctccagggcccagcacagagccGGGCACTGAAGAGGCATCTGGAAATTTGTTGCATTTAATATACGAGAATAACCCAGTCCCAAAGAGAACACAAGCCCCACATTCCTGCCTTCCCTTGacggaatgtaagctccatgaggatgAAACCTTCCTCTGCTGTGTTTCCTCCTGTTCATAGTGCCAGGAACTCTAGGTGTACATTAACtatttgctggatgaatgaaCGTGATTCATGCTATTTCAAAGAAAACCTAAGGCGTGGATAACCCACTTTTGGAGTGACTAGCCCAGGAATAATGACAGGCAGGGGAAGTAGGTGGGTAGCTCCTTGCTTGTTCCACAGGATCCCCTGACCTGGTGGCTTTGCCCCTCTAGGATCTGGGCATCCCTGAAGGCTTGGTCGTCCTAGCCATGAGAGAGGCACCTCCCCTCTCTGAGGCTCCTGCTGCAGCCGACAAACGGAAATAAAGAGGAATCAAA includes:
- the SLC29A2 gene encoding equilibrative nucleoside transporter 2, with the protein product MGVVVRSPAELAWEAGGAAEAGRPPADLLTDPHSYHLVGISFFILGLGTLLPWNFFITAIPYFQGRLAGANSTTETLGTNHTSPADTFNFNNWVTLLSQLPLLLFTLLNSFLYQCIPETVRILGSLLAILLLFTLTAVLVKVDMSPRPFFSITMASVWFINSFCAVLQGSLFGQLGTMPSTYSTLFLSGQGLAGIFAALAMLMSMASGVDAQTSALGYFITPCVGILMSIVCYLSLPQLKFARYYLAKKPSKAPGQELETKAELLQSDEKNSIPNSPQKTGLTLDLDSEKETEMEPEEPQKPEKPSVFIVFRKIWLTALCLVLVFTVTLSVFPAITAMVTSSTSPGKWSQFFNPICCFLLFNVMDCLGRSLTSYFLWPDEDSRLLPLLVCLRVLFVPLFMLCHVPERSRLPILFPQDAYFITFMLLFAVSNGYLVSLTMCLAPRQVLPHEREVAGTLMTFFLALGLSCGASLSFLFKALL